In Centropristis striata isolate RG_2023a ecotype Rhode Island chromosome 5, C.striata_1.0, whole genome shotgun sequence, a single genomic region encodes these proteins:
- the LOC131971790 gene encoding transmembrane prolyl 4-hydroxylase-like: MEHIQEQLLEQEEYDESDMPPSSLKAPGRSTRLQIQRSNVCSRAYFVVVMVFFHVYILNVIGLLLYVHYNNGPGDLAVSGDGATSASVRESAAPLPHPAPDSRELHMEDYSQSSTLPRIEGIRVGHVQQVSLVPERTHEMRTLSLKPLLFEIPGFLSEEECRVVVQLAQLKGLMESQTTVPSQGQEESNQPLLSLSTEEVFSLLDLNQDGLLQKQEIVSHSRSRDGTWLNPDNLRQILTGLESCPRGMLTLEDFRSVYDVSQRPGQQRSRKLRSQFKQRNKHTWLHQGQGSHHVLQTLRNRVITLTRLPSTLVELSEPLQVIRFENGDFSNAHRDSSSFQSETTCAHTRLAGNTSALTEVSCRYLTVLFYLSSVEDGGETTFPVADNRTYEEQALVQDGVDLTDTQETCGRGNMRIKPTAGTALLWYNHLSDGRGWMGELDEYSLHGDCPVKHGVKWIANSWVNVDPDHQQQVRYQTLVAQRHRVKSGMEEHYQPVSHSALHQDL, encoded by the exons ATGGAACACATTCAGGAACAATTATTGGAGCAGGAAGAATACGACGAGAGCGACATGCCACCATCGTCACTCAAAGCACCCGGTCGCTCTACTCGACTGCAGATCCAGAGGAGTAATGTGTGCTCTCGGGCTTACTTCGTGGTGGTCATGGTTTTCTTCCACGTCTATATACTGAATGTCATCGGCTTGCTGCTGTACGTGCACTACAACAACGGCCCCGGGGATCTTGCAGTCAGTGGAGACGGGGCCACCTCAGCATCAGTCAGGGAGAGCGCAGCCCCCTTGCCCCATCCTGCCCCCGATTCAAGAGAGCTACACATGGAGGACTATAGTCAAAGTTCCACTCTTCCTCGCATTGAGGGGATACGA GTGGGTCATGTTCAGCAGGTGTCCCTTGTGCCAGAGAGAACACATGAGATGAGGACGCTCAGCCTTAAACCTCTGTTATTTG AGATCCCTGGCTTCCTGTCAGAGGAGGAGTGCCGTGTGGTGGTGCAGCTGGCTCAGCTCAAGGGTCTGATGGAGAGCCAGACGACAGTGCCCAGCCAGGGACAAGAGGAGTCAAACCAGCCACTACTTTCTCTCAGCACAGAGGAGGTCTTCAGTCTATTGGATCTGAACCAGGATGGGCTGCTGCAGAAGCAAGAG ATTGTGAGTCACTCACGCTCTCGGGATGGAACTTGGTTGAACCCAGACAACTTACGGCAGATACTCACTGGTCTGGAATCCTGCCCAAGAG GGATGCTGACCTTGGAGGACTTTAGGAGTGTTTATGATGTGTCCCAGCGCCCAGGACAACAGCGAAGCAGGAAGCTTCGGAGTCAGttcaaacagagaaacaaacatacGTGGCTTCACCAAGGCCAAGGATCCCACCATGTGCTGCAGACACTCAGGAACAG AGTAATCACTCTGACACGTCTGCCTTCCACATTGGTTGAGCTGAGTGAGCCACTGCAGGTGATTCGCTTTGAGAACGGAGACTTCAGTAATGCCCACCGTGATAGCAGCTCTTTTCAGTCAGAGACTACCTGCGCACACACACGACTGGCGGGAAACACATCGGCTCTCACAGAGGTCTCTTGCAG GTATCTCACCGTGTTATTCTACCTCAGCTCTGTAGAGGACGGTGGGGAGACCACCTTTCCTGTGGCTGATAACCGCACCTATGAAGAGCAG GCCCTGGTGCAGGATGGAGTTGATTTGACAGACACCCAGGAGACATGTGGCAGAGGAAACATGAGAATAAAACCTACTGCTGGGACAGCTCTCCTCTGGTATAACCATCTCTCTGATGGAAGAG GCTGGATGGGCGAGCTGGATGAGTATTCCCTGCACGGCGACTGTCCAGTCAAGCATGGGGTGAAGTGGATAGCCAACAGCTGGGTAAATGTGGATCCAGATCACCAGCAGCAGGTCCGCTACCAGACACTAGTTGCTCAGAGGCATCGAGTTAAGTCGGGCATGGAGGAGCATTACCAACCTGTCTCACACAGTGCCCTCCATCAGGATCTATAG